CTTGGTGAAACAAGGGAGTTTCAATCCAGTTCTAAGATTGGGTTAAATGGCTCTGTTATAACCTGGAACCTCAATTATAAAACAGGTGCCTTTGCGACTTCCGCTACGTGTTACGATAGTAAACTCAACCAAATTAAAGCGATTACAGAATACGAAGACCTGTTACTGTGCTTTGGAAAAGTCGATCAAAACAGGATCAACAACTACCTCAGGTTTGTAATGAATGATAAGCCCGCTCAGCCTATCCGGGTGATCCTTAGCTTTGATGAAGTTGATATGATGTACTGTGTAATTAGAGCAGAGAAACAAAATTCAGAGCAACTTAAAGGCTCAATTATTCTTCTATTTACACTACCGAAAAACAGCCAGCTTTCTGCCCTGTTCCTAAACATTTTTAATAATCACCACCATGGCATGATAGTGACGGATAAAAACTCTCACATTGTTGCCACCAATCAGTTTTACGAAAAAACCATGGGTTATGAGCTTGATGAACTGCTTGGTAAAAAAACCAGTATATTTAAGTCTGAAAAGCTTGATGACACGTTTTACACAGACATGTGGAGTAGCTTGCACGATTATTCCTCAGCAACTTACATTACAAGCACTAAATTTTTCAGAGCATTCCGTTTACTACCTGGGTATCACACGTGATCTCTCCGGTGTCGCTGACAAGCTAACCGGACAAGTATTTGGCGGTGTAGAACTTGTCACTCAACTACCCGACGAAAAGCATTTTGTCGCAAATCTAAACCGGTCGCTATCAAATCAGAGTCAAAATGAGATTGTTTATGTGGCTATTTTGGAACCAGATATAAGCAACAGTGCGTCCGGCAATTTTAAAAGTGAAACCTCAAAGTGCATACAGCAATATGGCAAACATTTTAGCTTTGGTTATCTGGGTGACAATAAATTTGCCTTGTCCGGTTCTGTTTCATTGAAAAAGAACGCCAAAAACACCCTTAAAGTAATACTAAGTCAGGTTCGCCAACTTAATGCTCATCTTAAACAGCAGTTGTCGCCCGAGTCTGTACGCATTTTTACTAAGTCAAAAATCGGCATATCCTACAGAGACGAAAACTTGAGCGATGGTGGAAAACTTATATTTGAGGCGTGTTGTAGTTTAAAGGAAAATCACCGTGCTTATGGGCAGATTCATGTGTATGACCCAGTACAACATCACCAGTATCTGCGCAGAAGAAAACTCGAAATCATTGCCAGAAAGGCCATCAAAGGCAGACTGGTAGAAGTTTACTATCAGCCTATCATTGATGCGTCTAACTGGCGCATCGCCAAATTTGAGGCTCTATGTCGCTTTAGGGATCGCAATGGCGCCATTATGAACACACAGGAAGTGGTAAAAATTGTCGAATCTCTCGGCTTGGTTCATGAGTTAGACCTGATAGTGGCAGAAAAAGCGATTAAAGACAGAGAAGTACTTGCTGAGAAATTCGGCAAAGATATCGGCATAACTATCAATATTTCGTTAGATAGCAGCAACAAAAGAGAGGTTCTGCTGCTAAATCTTAAAAAGTTGATTCATAGAGAGAAGGATAAGTTCCGCTACGTCACCATAGAAATTACTGAGAGTGCCTATTTTAATCAGGACAGCGATGATTCAGACATTACCGAACTATTGAAGAAAAACGATATCCGCGTAGCAATAGACGATTTTGGTACCGGTTACTCTTCCTTTAGCTATCTTAAAGAACAAACATTCGATGTATTGAAAATCGATCAGGAGTTTGTCTCTGGCCTTAAGGAAAATACCAGAAACTACCATATCATCAGAATGATAGTAAAACTGGCCAAGGTACTGAATGTAAAAACCGTCGCTGAAGGTGTAGAGTCACAACAGGAAGCTCTGCTGCTACACTCGATGGGCGTAGATATGTTACAGGGTTACTTATTTTCAAAGCCTATGCCTCTTAACAAATGTAACTCTATCAGCAATTTACTGTACAAAATCAAAAAAGAAGTCGGTGCTAAAGAGATAGATACGATTATTGACAGCTCGATGACATTGACTCCGGACAACGATTTAGAAGACGTTAAACAACTATTTGACCACACAGATATTAACTATCTACCTGTCATATCGAAAAAGCGGTGTCTTGGGCTAGTAAACAGAGTTAATTACAGTAAAGCAATCCCTCCGACTCTTGATACTCCTGTAGAGAACACCCGTGATCGCAACGTGCTGAAAAAGAAAGTCAGTCAGGTTATGGAGACAAAGTTTGTCACCGTCAATGAAAATATGTCTACTTATGAAGTGTTAGAGCTAGTGAATGAGCAAGCCACATTACCCTGGGTTGTCGTTAACGACAGTATGCAGTTTATAGGCATTGTAGAAGCAAAAGGATTGCTACGCCTGACTACCAGCCTGATTTAATCTTAACCTTTGATAGCCTGTCTAAGGCGACGATAAGAGTCGTTACCAGTCAGAAAACCTGAATTTGCCTAAAGAAGCGCTGTTATTCCTACAGATCATATCAAGATTTGTCACTCTTCCACGCAGAGTATTCCCCTAAGGAATAGTAAGCGCCAACCAACTTTAGCAGGAGAATATTATTCTCTGAACATTTTCGGCTTGTAATATTCTTACAAAAAATACGTAAAGAGCGCTTTGACTACCCTTTCAAGTAGAAATAAAAGCCTTGTAATTCAATAGGATAACAAGCTACTTTCGTAAGTAGCTCAAGGGGGTTTTGATATGTAGGGAAATTTAGGTAAGGAAGTAGTGTTTTGTTGAGTCAAATTAATTTAGTTATAGTGCATTTGGAGGTAAAAAATAAGCGGCTACTCTGGCCGCTCACTGTTTTCCTTTCGTATTTGTTCCGCAACGATTCTAATCGCTTCTGCAGTACTAATCCCCTGCTTCATCAATTGCTGAATTTGTTCTACAGCCTCTTGTTGCTGTTGGTGAGTTAATGGTGGAAAGTCATCAAACATAAAAAAGCCCTTCTAATCGAAGGGCTGAATATAAAGTTTTTATTAGTAAGTCGCAAGGAAGTTAACGTATCCTCCCAATGCATCCGCATTGGTGTAACTCACGGCTAGGTCTAACTCAAACAAACCTAAAGGAGAGATCCCTACCCCTGCTGTGATGGTATCTTCGCTGTCACTGTAAGCTAAGTTCTTTTTATAACCGCCACGAAGCTGAAGTTGTCTCATCACATCAATTTCAAGACCGGCTCTTAACCACTGAGTATTATCTTCAAACTGATCAAACTTCTCATCTTCATTAACATCATAATCAACACTCAAAGAGAAGTAGTCAGAAACAAAACCGGCACCAATGGTATATTGCGGTCTTAACTCATAAGTGTAGTTAGTCACAATAGCCGGTCTTGTGTTGTTAAGTGAGCTGGTAAGTGTGGTGGTGATCTCTTTAGTCTCGAAATCTCGTGATATCAGGTTAGTACCACTAAAGCCGATACGGAATGGTCCGTAGAACCACAAGGCACCTACATCAATATTAAACGTTGCATCGGAAGTGCTGTTTTCCAGAATGTCTTTTAACTCATACTTCTGCATTGATGCAGTATATACATAGGTGTTAATTCGCTGAATCTTAGGCGTTACACCAAATGACATATGCTGTCCCAGAACTGTCTGATACTTGGCCATGGTTAAGCCGGCTTCAAGTACTGCGATTGAAACAACATTAACAGCACTTAACTGCGCGTTTTCAGACACACGCAAAGCATTCTGGATTGTAGGATCAGCATTTGTAGCGGTACTACCATTGTAAATGTCTGGCGCGACAAATGCTTCTGTATAGGCTTTACCAAATGCGGTCATAGAAAGGAAAGAGTTAGGAATACCAAATGCGGCAGTTAATCCGGCTTCAACGTTAGCACGATCCCCGGTCATATCAGTTAGTAAACTATCAAGCTTGGTAACTTTATCAGCTGTTATCGAAGCCGGATTGCCAAAATCAATCCCGTCCAGCAAGCTGGCGGTATCTTTTACATTTTCGATCAGCTTTTGCTCATCGTTATACATGAGTCCCGCTCCGGGAAGAAGCATACCGGCATCATCATTACGACGATAAATAGCAGCCAGCGCAGGGTTATAAAAAGGAGAAGTTAAATAAGTACCTGCGACAACACCGACTCCACCCATAGCGGCACCACGGGCATCTACGGCATAAGTTGCGCTATAAGCGGCGGAAGATGATACAGCGATTGCAATAGCAATCGGTAAACGAATATTTTTCATAGTTCTGTGCCCAGACGTAATCCATTAATCTTATGTCGGCTATTATTACATAAACTTTATATATTAATCTGCAGATATATCATAGGTTTTGCTGATAACCTGTTGATCTTCTATCGCAATCACACCCTGCCAACGTTTTAACGTTAACGAAATAGCGAGTACATAACGATCAGGTTTAAGAGTGCCCGGCGGCAGCCTTTTCGGATAATTTTTTTCATATTCCCGGTTCCATACCCGTACATACGAGTCATCAACAAAGTCATATAGCGACGCGGACAGAGTTGGAAGGGAACAATATGGATTTAGTAAACCATTTCGGTCTACCGCCCAGGAATCCTGAGATTCCCACCTTACCACCTGAGTATTCTGCTCTTTGCCCATTACTACCCATGAGCTCCAGCTAACCCCCTTTTTCCGTTCCACGATAATTTTATATAACCCTGCGGACAGAGGTTGGTTCAGGTCATACTGGACTTGATAGGTGTTACGCCTGCCGTTTCCGTCTTCTTCTATGCTTTTATCATCAGATATTTCTCTGCCGGATTTATTTAACAGCGTAATTGAGCTCACTTTTTCCGAGCTACTTGTTTCAACAACCAGCTTAGAAGCAATCCGACCGGGGCTCTGCAGTGACTGGCGGCGTATCACTACTCCCTGAAGCCAGAAAGCCAATGGTTCTGTCGTTAAGCTTTTGCCGCAATCATGTTCAAGAGAAGTATCAAGTAAATCATTAAGATGGCTCTTAAAGTATTCATCGTTCTCACTTTGCCACACTTGGATTATTGAGGAAAACGCTGCGCTATAATTTTTCTCCAACATCATTTGGTGAGCCCGGCTTAAAGGCGTCTTATCTTCAAACCAGGCATAAGCCTGCTGAACATTCAACAGGGAGAATAAAACAGTAATGCCAACGCAGATTAACTTGCTCATTCTGCTTTCATCTTATAGCCAACGCCCCGTAGTGTTTCTATTTCCAGTCCGGGCAGTTTTTGTCTTAGCTGAAGTATATGGGTATCAACAGTTCGGGTTGTCGGAAAGTGGTTATAACCCCATACATGATCGAGCAACTCGTCACGGGTGAAAACCTTACCAAGGTTACTGGCCAGAAATAACAGCAAATCGAACTCAGTACGTGTCAGGCTCACTGCTTCAGTCTGGTAAAATACTTCTCGGGTTGATTTATCGATAGTCAGATTATTGCAAATAACCTGACTATCGCTGTGCGTCTCCTCACCGGAAGGCGATCTTAACTGAGCCCTGATTCTGGCAAACAGCTCCGCTTCGGCAAAAGGCTTAGTCAGGTAGTCATTTGCGCCGGCATCAAGGCCGGATACCTTATCTTTTATTGTCACCAGAGCAGTTAAAAGTATCACAGGGACAGCTTTGATCTCTTTCCATCGAGGCAACATGGTGACAGCGTCACCGTCGGGTAGCTGGCGGTCCAGTATCACCAGATCTGCCTTATCCCACAAGCCCGCAACTTTAGCAATCGTCTCCGCGTGGTAACAGTGGTAACCGGCCTGTTCTAGGCTGACAAGCAGTCCATCAGCTAAATTCTTATCATCTTCAACCAGTAGTAACGTCTGTTTCACAAGGTATCTCCATTTTAAACGTTGTTGGTGGCCCCTGAAGGGTTAATGTCCCTCCCATTCGGCCTACCATAGATTCAACAATCGTCAGTCCAAGGCCAAGACCTGATTTACTGACAAAAGGTTGCTTTAACTTTCGCCACTCTTTCTGGCTCAGGCCGCCTTGATCAATTACATAAACAGTCAAACGTTTTTCTATCACAACTAACCTGATTTTGATCGGTTCCACTCCATATCTCACCGCATTAGAAATCAAGTTATCTATACATGTGCCTAACCAATAGATATTAACTTTTACCGCACAGTCTTCTGCAAATTCCAGGTTAATATTTTGCTGATACTCTTCTAAACGGTACTCAATCCACTCCCTCAGTGATGGTATCCATTCGGTGGCCAGACTCTCATGCTCCGACTGAAGATAATCTTTACTCGCTTCAGCCAGTTGCCTTAGTCTTCGGGTGTCCTCACATAACTTTCTGAACTCTTCGTAGACTGATTCAGGTAGATGTTCAAACTCACGCCTGAAACCTTCGACGGTCATGGATAAACTGGCTATAGGAGTCCGCAACTCATGAGTAAGAATCTGCAGCACTAACACACGCTTTTTAAGTTCCTGACGCTTAACGTTCCAACGGTAAGCAAACCAACCAAACACTAAGAAAATATCCAGAACTGCCAGTACAATCATGCTGTAGCGGACTAGTTGTGAGCCCCCTTCCGCCTCCCAGCAAATATTCCCCCTGCGTACAAA
This is a stretch of genomic DNA from Vibrio sp. SCSIO 43137. It encodes these proteins:
- a CDS encoding PAS domain S-box protein, translated to MASLLGETREFQSSSKIGLNGSVITWNLNYKTGAFATSATCYDSKLNQIKAITEYEDLLLCFGKVDQNRINNYLRFVMNDKPAQPIRVILSFDEVDMMYCVIRAEKQNSEQLKGSIILLFTLPKNSQLSALFLNIFNNHHHGMIVTDKNSHIVATNQFYEKTMGYELDELLGKKTSIFKSEKLDDTFYTDMWSSLHDYSSATYITSTKFFRAFRLLPGYHT
- the vxrA gene encoding sensor histidine kinase VxrA — its product is MAIRTLIFLTLVLAHFSASGATLPERLAGFINLFDESSATEKYDIRVLQTDFPTKLIAPEYMLPQTSRYPLKDLQQLYRLAKSCSGKLPLSPLVTEPLVFIRALCNNTPLSVKWFARTGLIHPGGGTYAYRYAKRNPASFERLQSYMHIKERPLADKATMLGRLQRMPYDALESLIAGEKMFLENHRIWIRKGDTYYIYPSSVWKVHAEAVELKYKLVSADDYCFVRRGNICWEAEGGSQLVRYSMIVLAVLDIFLVFGWFAYRWNVKRQELKKRVLVLQILTHELRTPIASLSMTVEGFRREFEHLPESVYEEFRKLCEDTRRLRQLAEASKDYLQSEHESLATEWIPSLREWIEYRLEEYQQNINLEFAEDCAVKVNIYWLGTCIDNLISNAVRYGVEPIKIRLVVIEKRLTVYVIDQGGLSQKEWRKLKQPFVSKSGLGLGLTIVESMVGRMGGTLTLQGPPTTFKMEIPCETDVTTG
- the traF gene encoding conjugal transfer protein TraF; translation: MKNIRLPIAIAIAVSSSAAYSATYAVDARGAAMGGVGVVAGTYLTSPFYNPALAAIYRRNDDAGMLLPGAGLMYNDEQKLIENVKDTASLLDGIDFGNPASITADKVTKLDSLLTDMTGDRANVEAGLTAAFGIPNSFLSMTAFGKAYTEAFVAPDIYNGSTATNADPTIQNALRVSENAQLSAVNVVSIAVLEAGLTMAKYQTVLGQHMSFGVTPKIQRINTYVYTASMQKYELKDILENSTSDATFNIDVGALWFYGPFRIGFSGTNLISRDFETKEITTTLTSSLNNTRPAIVTNYTYELRPQYTIGAGFVSDYFSLSVDYDVNEDEKFDQFEDNTQWLRAGLEIDVMRQLQLRGGYKKNLAYSDSEDTITAGVGISPLGLFELDLAVSYTNADALGGYVNFLATY
- a CDS encoding YoaH family protein; this encodes MFDDFPPLTHQQQQEAVEQIQQLMKQGISTAEAIRIVAEQIRKENSERPE
- a CDS encoding DUF2861 family protein — translated: MSKLICVGITVLFSLLNVQQAYAWFEDKTPLSRAHQMMLEKNYSAAFSSIIQVWQSENDEYFKSHLNDLLDTSLEHDCGKSLTTEPLAFWLQGVVIRRQSLQSPGRIASKLVVETSSSEKVSSITLLNKSGREISDDKSIEEDGNGRRNTYQVQYDLNQPLSAGLYKIIVERKKGVSWSSWVVMGKEQNTQVVRWESQDSWAVDRNGLLNPYCSLPTLSASLYDFVDDSYVRVWNREYEKNYPKRLPPGTLKPDRYVLAISLTLKRWQGVIAIEDQQVISKTYDISAD
- a CDS encoding EAL domain-containing protein; protein product: MTRFTQTCGVACTIIPQQLTLQALNFSEHSVYYLGITRDLSGVADKLTGQVFGGVELVTQLPDEKHFVANLNRSLSNQSQNEIVYVAILEPDISNSASGNFKSETSKCIQQYGKHFSFGYLGDNKFALSGSVSLKKNAKNTLKVILSQVRQLNAHLKQQLSPESVRIFTKSKIGISYRDENLSDGGKLIFEACCSLKENHRAYGQIHVYDPVQHHQYLRRRKLEIIARKAIKGRLVEVYYQPIIDASNWRIAKFEALCRFRDRNGAIMNTQEVVKIVESLGLVHELDLIVAEKAIKDREVLAEKFGKDIGITINISLDSSNKREVLLLNLKKLIHREKDKFRYVTIEITESAYFNQDSDDSDITELLKKNDIRVAIDDFGTGYSSFSYLKEQTFDVLKIDQEFVSGLKENTRNYHIIRMIVKLAKVLNVKTVAEGVESQQEALLLHSMGVDMLQGYLFSKPMPLNKCNSISNLLYKIKKEVGAKEIDTIIDSSMTLTPDNDLEDVKQLFDHTDINYLPVISKKRCLGLVNRVNYSKAIPPTLDTPVENTRDRNVLKKKVSQVMETKFVTVNENMSTYEVLELVNEQATLPWVVVNDSMQFIGIVEAKGLLRLTTSLI
- the vxrB gene encoding response regulator transcription factor VxrB is translated as MKQTLLLVEDDKNLADGLLVSLEQAGYHCYHAETIAKVAGLWDKADLVILDRQLPDGDAVTMLPRWKEIKAVPVILLTALVTIKDKVSGLDAGANDYLTKPFAEAELFARIRAQLRSPSGEETHSDSQVICNNLTIDKSTREVFYQTEAVSLTRTEFDLLLFLASNLGKVFTRDELLDHVWGYNHFPTTRTVDTHILQLRQKLPGLEIETLRGVGYKMKAE